The Chryseobacterium oranimense genome contains the following window.
CACCGCAAAAGTATTCTGAATAGAAGCTGTCCCTAAAAACATTCCCAGCCAAAACAGCATAAACAAACCGTGCTGTACATTATTTTTTGTAAAAATCTTGAATGAAAGGTACGGTCGTTTTAAAGTTAGTTGACGGATGGAAAGCAGGGCAAAACTCACAAAAGCAGCAATACTTGCATATAAAATATTCCTGGAATTAAACCAGTCCTGCTGTTTTCCAAACGAATATACATACGCTGAAAACATAAAGGTTGAAATGAAAAGTAAAATACTTAACCAATCAATATAATGCAGGGGAACTTTTAAAGCAAAATATTTATTATGCATAAAAATCCAATGTATCAACGCTAAAATAAAGCATAAAACGGCTGTAAACAGATAAAACTGCTGCCAGTTGTAAAGAAGGGCAAACTCTGCGGCATAATAGGTGGCTATCTGATTCATTACCAGAACGAATGTATAAAATGCGCCGTAAAATATTCCGCGGTTTCCGATCATGGCCATCAGAGGCAGAAAAAGCTCTATCGTAACCATCATCTTCAGGAAACCAATCACTAAAGCGGTAAATACGAAAATCATGGGCTGTAAAGTAGTTCCATTCACATAACTGAGCAATCCTAAAAGGACCAGAAGCAAAACCATCTTGTCCCTTACCTTGAATCTCATTTTGATTCTGAGGACTACAGGCATACAGGCTCCCATACCAATAGTAGTGGCATAATTAGCCCACATAAAATATTCTGTCATTGCGCCGGTACCGCTTACCAGAGAACTGATGTTCCCGGTGTACACCCCACCGATAGGCATTACCACTGCAAGCAGCAATACAATCAGCAGCAGCTGTACGGGTTTGGGTACCCAGTCGTTATATAATCCTTTGTTGTACATTTTATTAGATACTAGATTTCAGATGCCAGATAACAGACTTTATTCTTTCGTCATTCTTCACTCTGCCCTTAAAGTCTGAAATCTGATATCTGATGTCTTTTTAGTCTTTATTAATATTCACATTCATATTCATTCCCGCACTAAGCTTATCCAAATCTTCTTTTCTGTTGGAAGCACTGAATTCTATTCTTACAGGAATTCTCTGCTGAACCTTGATAAAGTTACCTGTGGAATTATCTGTAGGAACACTGGAGTATTTCGAGCCTGTTGCAGCGGAAATTGCAGTTACTACCCCTTCAAATTTCTTTCCACCTAAAGCATCGGCAGTCATGGTTATTTTCTCTCCTATTTTAATATTCGGCATCTGGCTTTCCAGAAAATTAGCCGTCACCCATTTCTGGCCATTCAGAACGATAGTTGCCACCTGCTGTCCCGGTTGGATCAGCTGCCCTTCGGAGATTGTTCTGCGGCCCATGATTCCGTCATATGGAGCTGTAATAACTGTATAAGAAAGATTAATTTTTGCCATATCCAAAGCCGATTTCGTTCTTTTAATCTCCGCATCATTGATCCCCAGTTTACTTTTAACCTCAGTCGTAGAAAGGTTTGCCGACTGTTTCTGGTTAACCAACGTCTCATACGCTGCTTTCTGAGCATCATATTCAGTTTTGATCTGATCATATTGCTGTCTGGTAACCGCTTCTGCGGCAAGAAGATTTTTA
Protein-coding sequences here:
- a CDS encoding MFS transporter, whose protein sequence is MYNKGLYNDWVPKPVQLLLIVLLLAVVMPIGGVYTGNISSLVSGTGAMTEYFMWANYATTIGMGACMPVVLRIKMRFKVRDKMVLLLVLLGLLSYVNGTTLQPMIFVFTALVIGFLKMMVTIELFLPLMAMIGNRGIFYGAFYTFVLVMNQIATYYAAEFALLYNWQQFYLFTAVLCFILALIHWIFMHNKYFALKVPLHYIDWLSILLFISTFMFSAYVYSFGKQQDWFNSRNILYASIAAFVSFALLSIRQLTLKRPYLSFKIFTKNNVQHGLFMLFWLGMFLGTASIQNTFAVGVLGYDQLTNTRLSLLMIPGIILAGVIAIFWFKKEKPLKMYIFSGFAAMVGYVIIMYFSMVLEFNYENWYLPMFLKGYGMCSLFISVWFYTLDKLEMDEMLAAIGLVLVWRTFLAVGIFSTLYSWFQYRFQVTAVGDLAVYIDGMTVTPQTLANNMKTLQLNAIIVSGKKIFGYIILTGFGVLLYIITHHFGRWRFQYIRFIRVLGGKSVIARRRLHERKKILEEIKDAAGPAI
- a CDS encoding HlyD family secretion protein, translating into MENKEQTTQNTQATPAQSGAAVKKKQNKKNKIRAIISNIVVFLLIGFGLFWLVREYFHIGNKTYTEAAQVEEFINPINTRVSAYIKEIKFIEHQHVKKGDTLVVLDKNELLTQLGQAEAAYQNALAQRSATSSSVNTVSNNVSVMESNIAGAKARLWNAEQNLNRYKNLLAAEAVTRQQYDQIKTEYDAQKAAYETLVNQKQSANLSTTEVKSKLGINDAEIKRTKSALDMAKINLSYTVITAPYDGIMGRRTISEGQLIQPGQQVATIVLNGQKWVTANFLESQMPNIKIGEKITMTADALGGKKFEGVVTAISAATGSKYSSVPTDNSTGNFIKVQQRIPVRIEFSASNRKEDLDKLSAGMNMNVNINKD